From one Luteipulveratus mongoliensis genomic stretch:
- a CDS encoding WhiB family transcriptional regulator has product MDGAACTTRPDLPWTDDAADVSPWDALSIRETCATCPVRLACAAHAYARGVTGGWWAGADRDPDAASVPEPTWDPPRKDAPAGVEQGCLPLDLTRRQSKSVKPGRKRGPRTKAAASTSAAGQDARPVEPERQFAVLPTTFGGDAA; this is encoded by the coding sequence ATGGACGGCGCTGCCTGCACGACGCGCCCGGACCTGCCCTGGACCGACGACGCTGCCGACGTCTCGCCCTGGGACGCGCTGTCCATCCGAGAGACCTGCGCGACGTGTCCGGTCCGCCTGGCCTGCGCTGCTCACGCGTACGCCCGTGGTGTGACTGGTGGTTGGTGGGCTGGTGCCGATCGCGACCCTGACGCCGCCTCGGTGCCAGAGCCGACCTGGGACCCGCCACGTAAGGACGCACCCGCTGGTGTCGAACAGGGCTGTCTGCCGCTCGACCTCACCAGACGCCAGAGCAAATCAGTCAAACCCGGCCGCAAGCGTGGACCACGGACCAAAGCCGCGGCGTCCACTTCGGCGGCAGGACAAGACGCCCGGCCCGTCGAGCCTGAACGCCAGTTTGCTGTTCTCCCAACGACATTCGGAGGTGACGCGGCATGA
- a CDS encoding WhiB family transcriptional regulator has protein sequence MTTDETIADFPELPQIVADNASCKTRDPDLWFPVRRVRRELVVQYAATICAGCPVLDECREWAINAPDQYGIWGGLDRIELRRRRAARAGGAGIEDVAS, from the coding sequence ATGACCACCGACGAGACGATCGCGGACTTCCCCGAACTGCCGCAGATCGTGGCCGACAACGCCTCGTGCAAGACCCGCGACCCTGACCTGTGGTTCCCGGTGCGCCGTGTGCGCCGTGAGTTGGTGGTCCAGTACGCCGCGACGATCTGCGCTGGCTGCCCTGTGCTGGATGAGTGCCGCGAGTGGGCCATCAACGCACCGGACCAGTACGGCATCTGGGGTGGGCTGGACAGGATCGAGCTGCGCCGCCGCCGCGCTGCTCGTGCTGGCGGTGCTGGCATCGAAGACGTGGCGTCCTGA